A region of Anopheles merus strain MAF chromosome 2R, AmerM5.1, whole genome shotgun sequence DNA encodes the following proteins:
- the LOC121591126 gene encoding transmembrane GTPase Marf isoform X2, translating to MTESKQIFVRAKKKINDIFVEINDYVVETTGFIEAELPAASEIVDKAEAEQFKSYVLKVRGIREVLARDNMKVAFFGRTSNGKSSVINAMLRDKILPSGIGHTTNCFCQVEGIDGHEAYLVKEGSDEKLNVTSVKQLANALCQEKLCESSLVRIFWPRERCSLLRDDVVFVDSPGVDVSPNLDDWIDNHCLNADVFVLVLNAESTMTLAEKSFFHEVSTRLSKPNIFVLNNRWDASASEPEFQESVKAQHQERCIDFLVKELKVATPKEAEERVFFVSARETLQARLKEQEGLPPIAGALADGFQNRYFEFQDFERKFEECISKSAVRTKFEQHSSRGKNIASDMRMMLDSIYERANVLRNQKLEQRKRLTDRIASTETSLMQVTREMKMKIHTMVEEVEQKVAKALNEEIWRLNVLVDEFNLPFHTDPLVLNVYKKEINAHVENGLGSNLRARLSTALAMNVETAQREMTSRMTALLPSEKMSAQQHQVVVRTQPFEMLYTLNCQNLCADFQEDLEFRFSWGIRALIARFNGKIRASNRKAITHHRQNSNMNMSQVLSPTSPMCLMPENELITNEQLSVISKVAIASIGSQGTLGLVVAGLMLKTIGWRVIVGAGVIYGSVYLYERLSWTNTAKERNFKNQYVDHATRKLKLIVDLTSANCSHQVQQELSSTFARLCRVVDTASTEMNEELKQIESSLGVIETNQKQIKLLKNKANYIMNELEIFDSNYIKAN from the exons ATGACCGAATCAAAGCAG ATTTTCGTGCGGGCGAAAAAGAAGATCAACGATATTTTCGTCGAGATCAATGATTATGTCGTCGAAACGACCGGTTTCATCGAAG CTGAACTACCCGCCGCGTCCGAGATCGTCGACAAGGCGGAAGCGGAACAGTTCAAAAGCTACGTGCTTAAGGTGCGAGGCATCCGGGAGGTGCTGGCGCGCGATAACATGAAGGTGGCATTTTTCGGCCGCACCTCGAACGGCAAAAGCTCCGTGATCAATGCGATGCTGCGCGATAAAATTCTCCCCAGCGGCATCGGCCACACGACCAACTGCTTCTGTCAGGTGGAAGGCATCGATGGGCACGAAGCGTACCTGGTGAAGGAGGGAAGCGATGAAAAGCTCAACGTGACC TCCGTGAAACAGCTGGCCAACGCACTGTGCCAAGAAAAGCTGTGCGAAAGCTCGCTGGTGCGAATATTCTGGCCGCGCGAACGGTGCAGCCTGCTGCGCGATGACGTCGTGTTTGTCGACTCGCCCGGTGTGGACGTGTCGCCGAACTTGGACGACTGGATCGACAACCATTGCCTGAATGCGGACGTGTTCGTGCTGGTGCTAAACGCCGAATCTACCATGACGCTGGCG GAAAAATCATTCTTTCACGAAGTGTCCACCCGTCTATCGAAGCCGAACATTTTTGTGCTGAACAACCGCTGGGATGCGTCAGCGTCCGAGCCCGAGTTTCAAGAATCG GTGAAAGCTCAACACCAAGAGCGGTGCATAGATTTCCTGGTGAAGGAACTGAAGGTCGCCACACCGAAGGAAGCGGAAGAGCGTGTGTTCTTCGTTTCGGCACGCGAAACGCTGCAGGCACGGCTGAAGGAGCAGGAAGGCCTCCCACCGATAGCGGGCGCGCTGGCCGACGGGTTCCAGAACCGCTACTTCGAGTTCCAGGACTTTGAGCGTAAGTTTGAGGAATGCATTTCCAAGAGTGCAGTGCGGACCAAGTTCGAGCAGCACAGCTCGCGCGGCAAAAACATTGCGAGCGATATGCGCATGATGCTCGACAGCATCTACGAGCGGGCGAACGTGCTGCGCAATCAGAAGCTCGAGCAAAGGAAGCGCCTGACGGACCGGATCGCCAGCACGGAGACGTCGCTGATGCAGGTCACGCGCgagatgaagatgaagatcCACACGATGGTCGAGGAGGTCGAGCAGAAGGTGGCGAAAGCGCTGAACGAAGAAATCTGGCGGCTGAACGTGCTGGTGGACGAGTTCAATCTGCCGTTCCACACGGATCCCCTCGTGCTGAACGTGTACAAGAAGGAAATCAATGCGCACGTGGAGAACGGGCTGGGGTCGAACCTGCGCGCCCGGCTCAGCACGGCGCTGGCGATGAACGTGGAGACGGCACAGCGCGAAATGACGAGCCGCATGACGGCGCTGCTACCGTCGGAGAAGATGAGCGCTCAGCAGCATCAGGTGGTCGTGCGCACGCAACCGTTCGAGATGCTGTACACGCTAAACTGTCAGAATCTGTGCGCCGACTTCCAGGAGGACCTGGAGTTCCGGTTCTCGTGGGGCATTCGGGCACTGATCGCACGGTTCAATGGGAAGATCCGTGCCAGCAATCGGAAAGCGATCACGCACCATCGCCAGAACAGCAACATGAAT ATGTCACAGGTTCTTTCTCCAACCTCACCGATGTGTCTTATGCCGGAGAACGAGCTGATCACGAACGAACAACTGTCGGTGATTTCGAAGGTGGCCATCGCTTCGATAGGATCGCAGGGAACACTCGGTCTGGTGGTGGCTGGATTG ATGTTGAAAACCATCGGCTGGCGTGTGATAGTCGGCGCCGGTGTAATATACGGCAGCGTGTATCTGTACGAACGATTGTCCTGGACGAACACGGCAAAGGAGCGCAACTTCAAGAACCAGTACGTAGATCATGCCACGCGCAAGCTGAAGCTGATCGTTGATTTGACCTCGGCCAACTGCAGTCACCAGGTGCAGCA GGAACTGTCCAGCACGTTCGCACGATTGTGCCGGGTAGTGGACACGGCCAGCACGGAGATGAACGAGGAGCTGAAGCAGATCGAGAGCTCGCTCGGGGTGATCGAAACCAACCAGAAACAGATCAAGCTGCTGAAAAACAAGGCGAACTACATCATGAACGAGCTGGAAATCTTCGACAGCAACTACATCAAGGCGAATTAG
- the LOC121591127 gene encoding NKAP family protein CG6066 → MKSRSRSRSRSKRDKKRSNRKSSSRSSSTSSSDSSASRSSDSRSSSASSDARDRPSKSHNDRRRSEEKSSSRRRSRSPKRTEEVPKVRRDESSLRERHTDRRRQSKSPDQRQRKRNDSRSPRRQREEDYYRKRRSQSPAREGRRAPSRDSRREEKSHHEEEARRPKPSREENRRHRSRTPRDRRDHSGERTRRPDVRRNENDDRVGNARHRSRSPRARRAYSRTDRRERPDDDGQRNEYGGNRGPPNRWMHDMYEPYDTDRNVDRSFRRPNRDPVDNDFMESRRLQREIIGTEGVPEAWGDSPPEGNSTDEELQPAKGGTTKHKKSKAKGKKKSSKHRSKKDKKKKKSSKKSKKSSKSSKKKKKQKAKKVKVESSSSSSDPSSSSSDSSSSSGEEGEEVWVEKSEATARAAGKGTGSGAQTAGSSQARSAEEDGDNVVGPVKTSGNLSQKDFGRALLPGEGAAMAAYVTEGKRIPRRGEIGLTSDEIANFEQVGYVMSGSRHRRMEAVRIRKENQIYSADEKRALAMFSKEERQKRENKILTQFKEMISAKLSENKK, encoded by the coding sequence ATGAAATCGAGAAGCCGCTCCCGCAGCCGCAGTAAGCGTGATAAGAAAAGAAGCAACCGAAAATCAAGCTCCCGTTCCAGCTCGACCTCCAGCAGCGACAGTAGCGCAAGCCGTAGTAGCGACAGCCGTAGCAGCAGTGCCAGCAGCGACGCAAGGGACAGGCCTAGCAAAAGCCACAATGATCGCAGAAGAAGCGAGGAAAAATCGTCCAGCAGAAGGCGATCACGATCGCCGAAGCGGACAGAAGAGGTACCCAAAGTGCGCCGGGATGAATCCTCACTAAGAGAGCGCCATACCGACCGGAGGCGACAATCGAAAAGTCCCGACCAGAGGCAGCGCAAGCGGAACGATTCGCGGTCGCCGCGAAGGCAACGCGAGGAAGACTATTATCGCAAACGCCGTTCACAGAGCCCTGCCCGTGAGGGTAGGAGGGCTCCATCGCGAGATAgcagaagagaagagaagagtCATCACGAGGAGGAAGCACGCCGGCCGAAACCATCAAGGGAGGAAAATCGGCGTCACCGGTCCCGTACACCCCGGGACAGAAGGGATCATTCCGGGGAACGGACGAGGCGTCCGGATGTACGAAGGAATGAAAACGACGATCGTGTTGGCAATGCACGCCATCGGTCGCGTAGTCCTCGTGCGCGGCGAGCTTACTCCCGGACCGATCGCCGAGAACGCCCGGACGATGACGGTCAGCGCAACGAATACGGTGGCAATCGTGGGCCGCCGAACCGCTGGATGCACGACATGTACGAGCCGTACGATACGGACCGTAACGTCGATAGAAGCTTCCGCCGGCCAAACCGTGACCCGGTCGATAACGATTTCATGGAATCGCGTCGGCTGCAGCGCGAGATAATTGGTACCGAGGGAGTGCCGGAGGCGTGGGGCGATTCACCGCCCGAAGGCAACAGCACGGACGAGGAGCTGCAACCTGCCAAGGGGGGCACCACGAAGCACAAGAAATCGAAAGCTAAGGGCAAGAAAAAATCCTCCAAACATCGGTCGAAAAaggacaagaagaagaagaaatcgtCCAAAAAGTCCAAAAAGTCGTCCAAGAgctcaaagaagaagaagaaacagaaaGCAAAGAAAGTAAAGGTCGaatcgtcctcctcgtcgtccgatccttcttcctcctcctcggactcgtcgtcatcgtccggCGAGGAGGGCGAGGAAGTTTGGGTGGAAAAATCGGAAGCTACCGCCCGGGCGGCCGGCAAGGGTACTGGTTCTGGCGCGCAGACGGCCGGCAGCTCGCAGGCCCGCTCCGCCGAGGAGGACGGGGACAATGTGGTCGGGCCGGTAAAGACGAGCGGCAACCTGAGCCAGAAAGACTTCGGACGCGCGCTGCTTCCGGGCGAAGGTGCGGCCATGGCAGCGTACGTCACGGAGGGCAAACGTATCCCGCGCCGTGGTGAAATCGGTCTAACGTCGGACGAAATAGCAAACTTCGAGCAGGTCGGGTATGTGATGAGCGGCAGCCGGCATCGTCGCATGGAGGCCGTCCGTATACGTAAGGAAAATCAGATCTACTCGGCGGACGAAAAGCGAGCGCTGGCCATGTTCAGCAAGGAGGAGCGGCAGAAGCGGGAAAATAAAATCCTCACCCAGTTCAAGGAGATGATCAGCGCCAAGCTGTCggagaacaaaaaatga
- the LOC121590892 gene encoding 60S ribosomal protein L13, with protein MVKGNHMISNGHFHKYWQRHIRTWFNQPARKYRRRQNRIKKAKAVFPRPAKGPIRPIVHCPSQRYNTKIRAGRGFTLAELKGAGLTKKFAQTIGIAVDPRRQNKSVESRQENVQRLKEYRSKLILFPIHRNKKPRKGEATADECKLAKQMKRTVMPIRNTRPKVTLEPITEAQKKFNAFQALRQARLNARFFGARAKKAKDAAENENNQPGAGKGKK; from the exons ATGGTGAAGGGTAATCATATGATTTCGAATGGCCACTTCCATAAGTACTGGCAGCGGCACATTCGCACCTGGTTCAACCAGCCGGCCCGCAAGTACCGCAGGAGGCAGAACCGCATCAAGAAGGCGAAGGCCGTCTTCCCCCGTCCGGCCAAGGGTCCGATCCGCCCGATCGTGCACTGCCCGTCGCAACGCTACAACACCAAGATCCGTGCGGGTCGTGGATTCACCCTCGCCGAGCTGAAG GGTGCCGGTCTGACGAAGAAGTTCGCTCAAACGATCGGCATTGCGGTCGATCCGCGCCGTCAGAACAAATCGGTCGAGAGCCGCCAGGAGAATGTGCAGCGCCTGAAGGAGTACCGCAGCAAGCTGATCCTGTTCCCGATCCACCGCAACAAGAAGCCGCGCAAGGGCGAGGCCACCGCGGACGAGTGCAAGCTGGCCAAGCAGATGAAGCGCACGGTCATGCCGATCCGTAACACGCGCCCGAAGGTGACGCTGGAACCGATCACGGAAGCGCAGAAGAAGTTCAACGCGTTCCAGGCCCTGCGCCAGGCGCGTCTGAACGCGCGCTTCTTCGGCGCTCGCGCAAAGAAGGCGAAGGATGCGGCGGAGAACGAAAACAACCAGCCGGGCGCAGGAAAGGGCAAGAAGTAA
- the LOC121590891 gene encoding glycylpeptide N-tetradecanoyltransferase: protein MSDETGKALASETAPAATPATGSGEVSKTGKKKHQKGPAKEEKPVPVTNGEVPAGGGTEEHQAPGSGKSKSKKKNKNKANAADPSPVASSSGAGAAEPPPPPPQVNGEAAGHAEMVAEGGDGDGGDGGGAFTSNPDAVDMLMNVREVLERLKVSTRSLKPAKTSEEALHKSYKFWSTQPVPRMDEKILANEPIEEDKPISEIRPEPYALPDGFTWDTMNLNDPLQLKELYTLLNENYVEDDDAMFRFDYQPEFLQWALQPPGCKREWHCGVRVVKSGRLVGFISAIPGTLNVHRKEQRMVEINFLCVHKKLRSKRLAPVLIREITRRVNLTGIFQAVYTAGVVLPKPVSSCRYWHRSLNPKKLIEVKFSYLSRNMTMQRTIKLYKLPDQPKTPGFRKLLETDLKAVHKLLESYLQRFNLTPVFDEAEMRHWFLPQNGIIDCFVVEDPAKPGTITDMVSYYTLPSTVMHHAVHKYVKAAYSFYNVSTRTPWLDLMNDALISAKNLGFDVFNALDLMDNKQFLVPLKFGIGDGNLQYYLYNWRCPSMQPEDVGLILL from the exons ATGAGTGATGAAACTGGTAAAGCGCTGGCCAGCGAAACGGCACCAGCTGCTACCCCTGCCACTGGAAGTGGTGAGGTGAGCAAAACCGGCAAAAAGAAACACCAAAAAGGGCCGGCCAAGGAAGAGAAACCAGTGCCTGTGACGAATGGTGAGGTGCCTGCGGGTGGCGGCACGGAAGAGCACCAGGCACCAGGCAGTGGGAAGTCGAAGagcaagaaaaagaataagaacAAAGCGAACGCGGCTGACCCGAGTCCGGTGGCTTCGTCGTCTGGAGCGGGTGCAGcggaaccaccaccaccaccaccacaggtCAATGGGGAGGCGGCGGGGCATGCGGAAATGGTTGCAGAAGGCGGCGATGGTGACGGGGGTGACGGGGGCGGCGCGTTCACCTCGAACCCGGACGCGGTCGATATGCTGATGAACGTGCGGGAGGTGCTGGAGCGTCTAAAGGTGAGCACGCGGTCCCTGAAGCCGGCCAAAACGTCGGAAGAGGCGCTGCACAAATCGTACAAGTTCTGGTCGACGCAGCCGGTGCCGCGCATGGACGAGAAGATCCTGGCGAACGAACCGATCGAGGAGGACAAACCGATCAGCGAGATCCGGCCGGAACCGTACGCGCTGCCGGACGGCTTCACCTGGGACACGATGAACCTGAACGATCCGCTGCAGCTGAAGGAGCTGTACACGCTGCTGAACGAGAACTACGTCGAGGACGACGACGCCATGTTCCGGTTCGACTATCAGCCCGAGTTTCTGCAGTGGGCCCTGCAGCCGCCCGGCTGCAAGCGCGAGTGGCACTGCGGCGTGCGGGTGGTCAAGTCGGGCCGGCTCGTTGGGTTCATATCGGCCATCCCCGGCACGCTGAATGTGCACCGGAAGGAGCAGCGCATGGTGGAGATCAACTTCCTGTGCGTTCACAAGAAGCTGCGCTCGAAGCGGTTAGCGCCGGTGCTGATCCGGGAGATAACGCGGCGCGTCAATCTGACCGGCATCTTCCAGGCCGTCTACACGGCGGGCGTGGTGCTGCCGAAGCCCGTCTCCTCCTGCCGCTACTGGCACCGTTCGTTGAATCCGAAGAAGCTGATCGAG gTAAAATTCTCCTACCTGTCCCGCAACATGACGATGCAACGAACGATCAAGCTGTACAAACTGCCGGATCAGCCGAAAACGCCCGGCTTCCGGAAGCTGTTGGAAACGGACCTAAAGGCGGTACACAAGCTGCTCGAATCGTACCTGCAGCGCTTCAACCTTACCCCCGTGTTCGACGAGGCGGAGATGCGCCACTGGTTCCTGCCCCAGAACGGCATCATCGACTGCTTCGTGGTGGAGGATCCGGCCAAACCGGGCACGATCACGGACATGGTCAGCTACTACACGCTGCCATCGACCGTGATGCATCACGCGGTGCACAAGTACGTGAAAGCCGCGTACAGCTTCTACAACGTGTCGACCCGCACGCCCTGGCTCGATCTCATGAACGATGCGCTCATATCGGCCAAAAACCTCGGCTTCGACGTGTTTAACGCACTCGACCTGATGGACAACAAGCAGTTCCTGGTGCCGCTCAAGTTCGGCATCGGCGACGGCAATCTGCAGTACTATCTGTACAACTGGCGCTGCCCGAGCATGCAGCCGGAGGACGTCGGTTTGATACTGCTGTAA
- the LOC121591126 gene encoding transmembrane GTPase Marf isoform X1, with translation MATYLNRTLSMVTGNGNASMYDTAALIDPNARTLHNNATDVSPLQIFVRAKKKINDIFVEINDYVVETTGFIEAELPAASEIVDKAEAEQFKSYVLKVRGIREVLARDNMKVAFFGRTSNGKSSVINAMLRDKILPSGIGHTTNCFCQVEGIDGHEAYLVKEGSDEKLNVTSVKQLANALCQEKLCESSLVRIFWPRERCSLLRDDVVFVDSPGVDVSPNLDDWIDNHCLNADVFVLVLNAESTMTLAEKSFFHEVSTRLSKPNIFVLNNRWDASASEPEFQESVKAQHQERCIDFLVKELKVATPKEAEERVFFVSARETLQARLKEQEGLPPIAGALADGFQNRYFEFQDFERKFEECISKSAVRTKFEQHSSRGKNIASDMRMMLDSIYERANVLRNQKLEQRKRLTDRIASTETSLMQVTREMKMKIHTMVEEVEQKVAKALNEEIWRLNVLVDEFNLPFHTDPLVLNVYKKEINAHVENGLGSNLRARLSTALAMNVETAQREMTSRMTALLPSEKMSAQQHQVVVRTQPFEMLYTLNCQNLCADFQEDLEFRFSWGIRALIARFNGKIRASNRKAITHHRQNSNMNMSQVLSPTSPMCLMPENELITNEQLSVISKVAIASIGSQGTLGLVVAGLMLKTIGWRVIVGAGVIYGSVYLYERLSWTNTAKERNFKNQYVDHATRKLKLIVDLTSANCSHQVQQELSSTFARLCRVVDTASTEMNEELKQIESSLGVIETNQKQIKLLKNKANYIMNELEIFDSNYIKAN, from the exons ATGGCAACCTACCTGAACCGCACACTGTCGATGGTGACCGGAAACGGAAACGCCTCGATGTACGATACGGCCGCCCTGATCGATCCGAACGCCCGCACGCTGCACAACAATGCGACCGACGTGTCGCCGCTACAGATTTTCGTGCGGGCGAAAAAGAAGATCAACGATATTTTCGTCGAGATCAATGATTATGTCGTCGAAACGACCGGTTTCATCGAAG CTGAACTACCCGCCGCGTCCGAGATCGTCGACAAGGCGGAAGCGGAACAGTTCAAAAGCTACGTGCTTAAGGTGCGAGGCATCCGGGAGGTGCTGGCGCGCGATAACATGAAGGTGGCATTTTTCGGCCGCACCTCGAACGGCAAAAGCTCCGTGATCAATGCGATGCTGCGCGATAAAATTCTCCCCAGCGGCATCGGCCACACGACCAACTGCTTCTGTCAGGTGGAAGGCATCGATGGGCACGAAGCGTACCTGGTGAAGGAGGGAAGCGATGAAAAGCTCAACGTGACC TCCGTGAAACAGCTGGCCAACGCACTGTGCCAAGAAAAGCTGTGCGAAAGCTCGCTGGTGCGAATATTCTGGCCGCGCGAACGGTGCAGCCTGCTGCGCGATGACGTCGTGTTTGTCGACTCGCCCGGTGTGGACGTGTCGCCGAACTTGGACGACTGGATCGACAACCATTGCCTGAATGCGGACGTGTTCGTGCTGGTGCTAAACGCCGAATCTACCATGACGCTGGCG GAAAAATCATTCTTTCACGAAGTGTCCACCCGTCTATCGAAGCCGAACATTTTTGTGCTGAACAACCGCTGGGATGCGTCAGCGTCCGAGCCCGAGTTTCAAGAATCG GTGAAAGCTCAACACCAAGAGCGGTGCATAGATTTCCTGGTGAAGGAACTGAAGGTCGCCACACCGAAGGAAGCGGAAGAGCGTGTGTTCTTCGTTTCGGCACGCGAAACGCTGCAGGCACGGCTGAAGGAGCAGGAAGGCCTCCCACCGATAGCGGGCGCGCTGGCCGACGGGTTCCAGAACCGCTACTTCGAGTTCCAGGACTTTGAGCGTAAGTTTGAGGAATGCATTTCCAAGAGTGCAGTGCGGACCAAGTTCGAGCAGCACAGCTCGCGCGGCAAAAACATTGCGAGCGATATGCGCATGATGCTCGACAGCATCTACGAGCGGGCGAACGTGCTGCGCAATCAGAAGCTCGAGCAAAGGAAGCGCCTGACGGACCGGATCGCCAGCACGGAGACGTCGCTGATGCAGGTCACGCGCgagatgaagatgaagatcCACACGATGGTCGAGGAGGTCGAGCAGAAGGTGGCGAAAGCGCTGAACGAAGAAATCTGGCGGCTGAACGTGCTGGTGGACGAGTTCAATCTGCCGTTCCACACGGATCCCCTCGTGCTGAACGTGTACAAGAAGGAAATCAATGCGCACGTGGAGAACGGGCTGGGGTCGAACCTGCGCGCCCGGCTCAGCACGGCGCTGGCGATGAACGTGGAGACGGCACAGCGCGAAATGACGAGCCGCATGACGGCGCTGCTACCGTCGGAGAAGATGAGCGCTCAGCAGCATCAGGTGGTCGTGCGCACGCAACCGTTCGAGATGCTGTACACGCTAAACTGTCAGAATCTGTGCGCCGACTTCCAGGAGGACCTGGAGTTCCGGTTCTCGTGGGGCATTCGGGCACTGATCGCACGGTTCAATGGGAAGATCCGTGCCAGCAATCGGAAAGCGATCACGCACCATCGCCAGAACAGCAACATGAAT ATGTCACAGGTTCTTTCTCCAACCTCACCGATGTGTCTTATGCCGGAGAACGAGCTGATCACGAACGAACAACTGTCGGTGATTTCGAAGGTGGCCATCGCTTCGATAGGATCGCAGGGAACACTCGGTCTGGTGGTGGCTGGATTG ATGTTGAAAACCATCGGCTGGCGTGTGATAGTCGGCGCCGGTGTAATATACGGCAGCGTGTATCTGTACGAACGATTGTCCTGGACGAACACGGCAAAGGAGCGCAACTTCAAGAACCAGTACGTAGATCATGCCACGCGCAAGCTGAAGCTGATCGTTGATTTGACCTCGGCCAACTGCAGTCACCAGGTGCAGCA GGAACTGTCCAGCACGTTCGCACGATTGTGCCGGGTAGTGGACACGGCCAGCACGGAGATGAACGAGGAGCTGAAGCAGATCGAGAGCTCGCTCGGGGTGATCGAAACCAACCAGAAACAGATCAAGCTGCTGAAAAACAAGGCGAACTACATCATGAACGAGCTGGAAATCTTCGACAGCAACTACATCAAGGCGAATTAG
- the LOC121591129 gene encoding tRNA-uridine aminocarboxypropyltransferase 2 has protein sequence MADVMLELSAWEDLANIPADPPRMRPLCSKCCRPVQVCWCAALPPEPLNPAGRIVLLQHPAEEKRSLRTAPMLSVGLAPGKCLIYKGKRFPNTRHDAELEAILADKRSLLLYPSASSVPIEQIDPAGGPYNLILLDGTWPQAKAIYHCSTALHGMRQVKLVSSGTSSYIIRTQPTEGCLSTLETAIQALSALERDDRYREQLLQPLHVLCQYQLANGAVTHQSKEFLIRHNQYPKLIGRRLNRLLKHADNFKDDPSDGTERKNST, from the exons ATGGCTGACGTTATGCTGGAGCTATCGGCCTGGGAAGATTTGGCCAACATTCCGGCAGACCCGCCTAGGATGAGGCCGCTGTGCAGCAAATGTTG CCGACCCGTGCAAGTGTGCTGGTGTGCCGCTTTACCCCCCGAGCCGCTAAACCCTGCCGGGCGCATCGTACTGCTGCAACATCCGGCCGAAGAGAAACGATCGTTACGCACCGCCCCGATGCTATCCGTTGGGCTCGCCCCCGGCAAGTGTCTCATTTACAAGGGCAAAAGGTTCCCCAATACCCGTCACGATGCGGAGCTGGAGGCGATCCTGGCCGACAAACGGTCGCTGCTGCTCTATCCCAGCGCCAGCTCGGTCCCGATCGAACAAATCGATCCGGCCGGCGGGCCGTACAATTTGATCCTGCTCGATGGTACGTGGCCACAGGCGAAAGCTATCTACCACTGCTCGACCGCCCTGCACGGAATGCGCCAGGTGAAGCTGGTATCGTCCGGCACGAGCAGCTACATCATCCGCACCCAACCGACCGAAGGGTGTCTCAGCACGCTGGAAACTGCTATCCAAGCGCTCAGCGCGCTCGAACGCGACGACCGATACCGAGAGCAGCTGCTCCAACCGCTGCACGTACTCTGCCAGTACCAGCTCGCCAACGGGGCAGTCACGCACCAGTCGAAAGAGTTCCTGATCCGCCATAACCAGTACCCGAAGCTGATCGGGCGGCGGTTGAATCGGTTGCTGAAGCACGCGGACAACTTCAAAGACGACCCATCGGACGGGACGGAACGGAAGAACTCGACGTAG